Genomic window (Bacillus pumilus):
TTCAATAAATGCTTATCTCCATTACTGAAGGGAGGATTCATAAATATTAGATCATATTTCTTGTATGTATTAAAAGTTAGAAAGTCATCTGAAATAACTCTGAAATCTTTACCTTTTAAGACGTGGCGCAAGTTCTCATCGTGCTCAATAGCATCGATGTCATATTTTGAATTACGTCTGTAAGCCTTAGTGTAATCAAATTGTTTGTGAACTGCTTCCACCAAATTACCTGAACCTGCTGATGGTTCCAATACTGATTTTATATTCTTCCAATGAACCTTTTTATTCATTTTGTTTATTATACTTGCTGGAGTGGGATAAAAATCTGCATTTTCTTTAAACATGGATTCTCCTTTATAAGGGAACGCATCCTTCGAATCATACGTTCCCTTTTCAATTTAATTTGTTCGATATGTGTTTATAATAGGTTTTAAATTTTGTTTTTCGAAGTAATCCAATACTTCATCAAATTGCTGTTTATCACATGATAGATACTTGCTGGAAAGAGTCATGAAACCTTTAGATTCTGTAACGTTATTCAATACATTTTCAGGAAGGTCTTGCCATCCTTCATAAATCAATAAATCGGAATAAAAATGGGTACAGTACAATTTTCTTTTGTTTTGAGGCTTAAAGACAAGTTTTACTGCATTATCATACTGAGCATATTTAGTTGGCTCACAAGAATCGAATGTGATTTGTTGTGTAATGAATGACCCTAAATCAGATATGTAGTAAAGCGTATATTTTTCACCTTTCTTCAAATCTCCATGTTCAAATTGTTCTTGGATTCCTTCTACTTCCATTAATAATTTATAAAGATTTTGCTTAAGTTCTGGTATTTCAATTTGTTGAATGATACTCTTTGAAAGAGTAATATTGGCCAATAGCAGTTCTTTTTTGAATGCATTTTTATATGCTTTCCACTCTTTATCTTTCCATGTTTTAAACAAGCCTAACTCTTCAATGATAGATGTTGAAATATCTTCCATTGTATTAGCTTGAGTGATAAGTTCCTTTAAATCGTTTTCTTTCAACATTTGTTGATGCTCAACTGTCTTTTTGATTTCACAACCCTCAACTAATCCCACATATCTCGCATAAGAATGACCTTGAGCATCTACAATAAACTTCAATTCACCATCAAAATAAACCGCTACGCCTTTTCTAAACCATTTGACGGTTCTTTTTTCTAATTCGTCCATCATATCGTAATCTAAATAAGAATTAATCCTATTATCTTCTGTGAAGCTGCCTCCCGTTTCGTTTAAGAAGTCAAAGTTATTCATTAACATATTCCTAAAATATTCAAACACCTCAGGTCTTGTAAAATGAACTTCTTTAGTGATTTTTACATCTACGTTTGAATAATCACCTTTTTCCACTTCATTCTTATATTCTGTTAGTGTACAATTCTTATTTAAGTTAGCAAATTGTGAATTCATCACGAAATATTGATGTTCTTCATCAAGTTCTTTGATTTCAATAGATGAAGTGATTTCTTTTACCTTTTTGGACTCTTCAAGTTGAGAACTTTGATATTCTTTATTTATTCTTTCCTGTTCTTCGAGATACTGTTTAAATTCTGCGTCTTTTTTTAGTTTCTCCTCATTTGCTTTTTCTTCTGATTTTAAGTCATATAATTCACAGTCAGTTTTAATTTCTTCAGTTTGTTCTGATTGTGAATATTCCCAATCAATTGACACGTTACCGTAAAAATTATAGCTACCAGCATAATCTGTATAAGGATCTGCAGCACTATAACAGTGGCGGTAATGGTTTAACACAGCTTCACAATATTCACGAACTGCAGAAAGATAAATACTCTTATTCTCATAAGGCGTTTTCTTGATTTCTATATTAATACTGTTGTACATATAGTTTCCGCCTGTTCTCACAGAGAACTTAAAACCTGGAAAACGTTGAGTAAGGTGTTTTTTAATTTCTTTAGAAATTAATTTCACATCTTGTTCTTTATTTACTTCAAATGGTTCCCACTGTGTAGCATTCCAGAGATTAAAATTATTTTTTTTCATTTTTTTGTTTTGATTCTTCGTTTCAATGTATGTAATTTTATTTTTAGTGATATCGTTAGCAACTTCTAAAGATTCATTAGTACGTTTACTCCACCAACATTTTTTAAATCCAGAGTATCGAAAACCGTTAGATTTTAAATGAGTCAATGTTTCATTTCCTGGCTTATTATCAAAGTATAATTCGATTCCATTCAATTCTTCATTAATTTTTAAAACTGCTGTCATTTTCAATCTCTCCCTTTAAAATATTCATTTTATTTCGTTCTTTTCTATATCTTTATTATATATGTTATTTGTATTTTAATCAATACTTTTTTTATGTTATTTTTAATTTAATTCAGTATTTCATTACGTCCTATGAGGGGTTTGGGGTGGTGTAGGACGAGAGGGCAATTCAACTTGTTGAAGTGACCAAAAGTCAGCACCCCAAGGTCTTATTTTCACTCTATATGTTATTTATAATTTTAACTTCTTTTCTTTTACGAGAGATGGCTCAAAACCGTTGTGGCTGTTGAGTTTTTTTAATGATTTATTGCTTTTGTTTTCATAGGTCATTTTCTAACCACTCGATTAATAGACGTCTCATTCTAAATGATGGGATGTAAATGTTGATTGATTTATTATTCCTTATTGCTGATCTCCATATCCATTGAATCATCTCTGATAATGCGTAAATGTCTTGATCTATATTTATGTTATTCTGCTTAAAGAAATCATTAATAGCTGGATTAACAAATCTGTTGATTGAATAAACTAATGATTTCTTGTGACTGTATTCATTAGTCGCTTTAATATTACACGCTAAGAATCCTTTAGTGTATCCTTTACCACTCAACTTCCCTTTATGAGACTTAAAGGTTGTCCAAAGGTTCTCATTTGATTTAGACTTTATGATATTTTGGTAATAGTTTAAGATGTTGTTTTTTAACCGCTTATGTAACACTGTTCTACTTTCAAACCAATTTTTAGACAATGCGTAATAGTCGTCACCTACCTTGTTCAGATCTCCTTCGTAAATCTTTATCTTATTCTTCAAAGCAGCTTTAACCTTTTGGTCTAGGGATTCATTATGTTTAATTAATTTATAATTTTTACTTTCTTTTATAACTGATAACAATTCATATTCAATACCGTGTAAGTCAAAATAATACTTTTGAATCTGAGCATTAAACAAATATGTTAACACGTACACCTTGTTAAACTTAGCAAAGACATCGCTAGGGAATTCCCAGAACAAAACAGATTCATTGTGATAGATTAGATTATCACTTTTGGCCAGCTTCTTTAACGACTGGAATTCTCCTTTGTATTCCCTATTCAATTTTTCTTCATTCTCAGAGTTCCACAATATCTTTCCGTTGTTGTTAATGATCCATTTATTTTTAAATAACATATCTAAATCATCTTTAGAAATATTGAATTTTTTAATCACTTCCATTGATTCGTCCAGCACCAAAGTATAATTGCCTGAGTATATTAAATCTTTAGTTGTTTGATCAGACATACTAAATAATGCATGAGTTGCAACAATGTCCTTGTTTTCAGAAAGTAACTTATGAAAGGAATCAATTTTATACAATACTTCTCCCTTTTCTGTGTGAACCTTTGGCTCATAAAACTTTCTGTTGCTGCATGACTTCTTAATTCTTGATACTTCATCCAGATATGGCGTGATAAAAATGAAATGCTTATCTAAAGATGCTTCATTCATGTGATCAATCATTAGACTCGTTTTACCGCTGCCCATAATCGAATCAATAATTTTTACTTTTGACATTCGTTCTCCCCTATTCAAAATTATATGTATGGCGAGCTGAGCTACCGCTCACCGTTTAAAACATTTAAATATAAAATAAGATAACCATGAAACAATAAGGATTAATGTAGCAATAGCATATGTCAAGGTAACAATGTATTGTGTGCTGCTATTGAATAACCCTTTTATAAGCCAGAATACAATGAATGTGATACCAAATGTTATAAGTGAATAGTACAATGGATTATGTTTCATATATGTTTACAAAGTGCTGTAAGGTGCTATAATATAGGTGACAAAGGGAGAAGTTATCTCCCAATGTCTAATGATGTTTATCGGCGTATACGTTGGCGTGTCCTTGTCCGAGGTCGCTTATGTGTACGCTTTTTCTTTTGGCTTATACTTTTAGTGATACTGACAGCCTTCTCAATAATCACAAGCATATTGATTAGGATTGTAGTAAGACTGATTAGTAAAGCCATAATTATAGTCACCTTTTCAAGCACTTTTGCACCTCCTTTCCATACTTATATTATAACACATAATCTTTATAATGTATGTAATTTGTAGTTTATTATTTGAATTTATTTATATTTATTTTTGTGATTAGATTCGTTTGTATGGTGTGTTGTATATGATTAGATGATTGGTTGAGTGTTTGATTTAAACGGCTGTGTGAGGCTGTGTGAGGCTTTGAATGTGCTTAGGATTGATATCGTGATGTATGAGTGATGAGGACTAGAATATATTATGGTGGATGTGTGAATGCTATAATATGATGCGTACTAGTTAGGCTAGATAATGTGAGAGTGATAAAGTATATAGTGTGAGAATAGACAATATTAAATTTAAATATTATAAAAAATAACACTTCGATTTTCTGCCCCCCGTTATTCATACGAAGAGTTCCGCATAATGGAACAGATATTGAAAATCGAATCATTTTTTTAAAATTTTTAAATTTAGTTTAATAAAGTATTGATTTTTCTTATTAATTGTGCGTCAAGTCAATTGCAAATAAAAAAGCAGACACACAAAGGAATCTGCATTATAACTATAATTATAAGTCGTATTCATAACTATCTATTACCATTAGAGGGGGGTATATTAACATCCAAACCGCATAAATAAAGAACAAATGTGCCCATAGCACTTCCATTTCCACACCCTATAAATTTTATCGATTTTAGCCTATTTTCTATCGTACTTGCTATCGTAAACGCCTTATATATCAACGTTAATCCCTTCCCCTACTCACCCATTTTTCCTGATTTTCATCAAATTTACCCACTTTTACTTACTCCCACAACGACTTTACGATCACACATCCCTCATATTGATCAAAATATCACCAAATCCATTGCTATTACTGTGTTTTTTCTCCGTTTGATCAATTTTACGATATCGTCCTCAAAAATTTACGATAACAAAAAAATGAGACAGTCAATTGACCATCTCACCTGGTTTTATCCCTTTAATGATTTTAGTTTTTCTAAGAAACTTCCCTTGCTTGCTTGTTTCTCACCCTTGTTAGTGTGAGTCTGCTGCCTTAAAAATGCTGACTTCGAGTTAAACTTTGGAACATATACCTCTTCTTTAACTGGTTCAACCTTTCTTGACTCAATCAGGTCATCTAATTGCTTCATTCTGTCGTTAATCCATCCTAGACCACTTAAAATACAAATCACTTGATTCTTACCAGTATCATAATACCCTTTAAATAAATCTAATGGTTCACCCTCACTGAAAAGTCTCTTAAAGCTAATCTGATCAGTTAAATCTGCATTGCCGTCTATAATAACACCAGCTTTAACTAATGAATCAAAAGTGTCTGCACTATATATCGATTGCTGCCACGACTGTTTAATATCATCATGAAGAGTGTTTGCGAATTTTCCTTTGTTGTAATCAGATAAATCCATTTTTGATATCACTGTCACACCTGGAGTATTGAAAATTTGATTTAAGTCCTTCTTGTCTAATGTACTGTAGCTAGATGGAAGGTTTGTATACCCTTCAACTTCTTCAAGCATATCAATAAATTGTTTGTTTACCTTTTGGTATAGGATTGGCTCTGATAATGATTTAATGCCCTTTTGAGACACTTTAAGATTGTCTAGTGGAATTATATTCAATTGTTTTTCTGATAGTTCCTGAAGGCATTCTACGGTGTTTAATTGATTCAATACCACTTCACTTTGATCAGGTAGTACGGGTACACCAACTACGGTCTTGTTATCCAAATATTCATCTAATAGTTCAATTAAGGTCGGCGTAATTCCTGATCCTGTGCCTCCTGCAGTAGAAAAGACTACAAACACAATTTGAATCGATGGCTTTTCCATTGCTTCTTTAATAAATTCAACAGATGATTCCCAGTTATTTTTGAAATAATTGATAGCTGCTTCTCTATCCTTGCCAACTCCCTCAGATCCTACTAATTTCAGTCTATCTTCAACAACTTCTAAACTATTTAGATCTGAGCTAGAGTAATTGACAGCAATACTGAAATACCCTCTTTTCATTGCTTCATCTGCAATGCTCCCACCACATTGACCAATTCCAACAAATCCATACATTAAACCATTTCCCCTTCCAAATGATATTCTAAGGCCATAATTCCATATGAAGTAATTATAAATTTATGGTGTTTACTTGATGAGTCTCTTTCAATAAGTAGCAGTGCCTCTAATTTACTTAAAGCTGATCTTATAGCCGCTTCTGAAAATTGAGTGTCTAGTTTAACTGATTCGATCTTGAAGTCTTCTTTTGTCATTCCTTTTATTAGCCTGTTCGCTCCGCATTCTTGCAGCAAT
Coding sequences:
- a CDS encoding LPD29 domain-containing protein: MTAVLKINEELNGIELYFDNKPGNETLTHLKSNGFRYSGFKKCWWSKRTNESLEVANDITKNKITYIETKNQNKKMKKNNFNLWNATQWEPFEVNKEQDVKLISKEIKKHLTQRFPGFKFSVRTGGNYMYNSINIEIKKTPYENKSIYLSAVREYCEAVLNHYRHCYSAADPYTDYAGSYNFYGNVSIDWEYSQSEQTEEIKTDCELYDLKSEEKANEEKLKKDAEFKQYLEEQERINKEYQSSQLEESKKVKEITSSIEIKELDEEHQYFVMNSQFANLNKNCTLTEYKNEVEKGDYSNVDVKITKEVHFTRPEVFEYFRNMLMNNFDFLNETGGSFTEDNRINSYLDYDMMDELEKRTVKWFRKGVAVYFDGELKFIVDAQGHSYARYVGLVEGCEIKKTVEHQQMLKENDLKELITQANTMEDISTSIIEELGLFKTWKDKEWKAYKNAFKKELLLANITLSKSIIQQIEIPELKQNLYKLLMEVEGIQEQFEHGDLKKGEKYTLYYISDLGSFITQQITFDSCEPTKYAQYDNAVKLVFKPQNKRKLYCTHFYSDLLIYEGWQDLPENVLNNVTESKGFMTLSSKYLSCDKQQFDEVLDYFEKQNLKPIINTYRTN
- the yonT gene encoding type I TA system toxin YonT, yielding MLEKVTIIMALLISLTTILINMLVIIEKAVSITKSISQKKKRTHKRPRTRTRQRIRR
- a CDS encoding tubulin-like doman-containing protein; its protein translation is MYGFVGIGQCGGSIADEAMKRGYFSIAVNYSSSDLNSLEVVEDRLKLVGSEGVGKDREAAINYFKNNWESSVEFIKEAMEKPSIQIVFVVFSTAGGTGSGITPTLIELLDEYLDNKTVVGVPVLPDQSEVVLNQLNTVECLQELSEKQLNIIPLDNLKVSQKGIKSLSEPILYQKVNKQFIDMLEEVEGYTNLPSSYSTLDKKDLNQIFNTPGVTVISKMDLSDYNKGKFANTLHDDIKQSWQQSIYSADTFDSLVKAGVIIDGNADLTDQISFKRLFSEGEPLDLFKGYYDTGKNQVICILSGLGWINDRMKQLDDLIESRKVEPVKEEVYVPKFNSKSAFLRQQTHTNKGEKQASKGSFLEKLKSLKG